One Rosa chinensis cultivar Old Blush chromosome 5, RchiOBHm-V2, whole genome shotgun sequence genomic region harbors:
- the LOC112203612 gene encoding uncharacterized protein LOC112203612 encodes MDLQGDSAKGRGRFFPLKESYRKDEVQAPLLMQPVLPVFEGINTTRLSWLTGEVTRLGAVAFHGGTDYMLAECWIENMQTYFKMIICTDVERWIVATFLLQDEAKQWWDFVLKTKDVATLTWRCFVGLFRDKYFPASAREQLGIDFISLVQGTMSVRDYEARFSQLYRFVWPMDAEKLARRFEQGLNYEIRERVIILRLPTVAMILDRAMAIERELQASRRESSIVGDFRGKGKAIAEGSNAPGTQDGSRKRQKTCQQAPVGVAAEPTWIAPVGQAVPLRCFNCNQLGHMARNCVKPKCRKCYKCGLKGHVVRECTQPKVMRERTHQQAPAMAAAAPVGQVLLVDFSLTYECGML; translated from the exons ATGGATCTTCAGGGAGACAGTGCTAAGGGTAGAGGCAGATTTTTCCCTCTGAAGGAGTCTTACCGGAAAGATGAAGTGCAAGCACCGCTTTTGATGCAGCCTGTTCTGCCTGTTTTTGAGGGCATTAATACTACTCGCCTATCATGGTTGACTGGGGAAGTTACTAGATTGGGAGCAGTCGCATTTCATGGTGGTACAGACTACATGTTAGCTGAATGTTGGATTGAGAACATGCAGACCTATTTTAAGATGATTATCTGTACTGACGTTGAGAGGTGGATAGTAGCTACATTTCTCCTCCAGGATGAGGCAAAGCAGTGGTGGGATTTTGTACTGAAGACAAAGGATGTGGCCACCTTGACCTGGAGATGTTTTGTTGGACTCTTTCGAGATAAGTATTTTCCGGCTTCTGCTAGAGAGCAATTGGGGATCGACTTTATCTCACTAGTTCAAGGAACTATGAGTGTCAGAGACTATGAGGCTCGATTTTCACAACTGTATCGGTTTGTCTGGCCGATGGATGCAGAAAAGTTGGCTCGTAGGTTCGAACAAGGATTGAACTATGAGATCAGGGAAAGGGTGATTATCCTTCGACTGCCTACTGTGGCAATGATATTGGATAGGGCTATGGCAATCGAGAGGGAACTCCAGGCTTCTCGGAGGGAGTCATCAATTGTAGGAGATTTCCGAGggaagggaaaggcaattgCGGAAGGCAGTAATGCACCAGGTACTCAGGATGGGTCTCGGAAAAGACAGAAGACTTGTCAGCAGGCTCCGGTTGGTGTAGCCGCTGAACCTACTTGGATTGCACCTGTTGGGCAAGCTGTGCCTTTGAGATGTTTTAACTGCAACCAGTTGGGGCATATGGCTAGGAATTGTGTGAAGCCGAAGTGCAGGAAATGTTACAAGTGTGGGCTGAAGGGACATGTTGTTCGGGAGTGTACCCAacctaaagttatgagagagagGACTCATCAGCAGGCACCAGCTATGGCTGCAGCTGCACCTGTGGGGCAG GTTTTACTTGTTGATTTTAGTTTGACCTATGAGTGTGGcatgttgtga